Sequence from the Periplaneta americana isolate PAMFEO1 chromosome 5, P.americana_PAMFEO1_priV1, whole genome shotgun sequence genome:
CTTTTCTTCTAAATATGTGTCCCacatcaataaaattgtaacagtaatccAAAGaagtttctaaaatatataatcttgcttttttttttgtttattgctCTTTAATTTGTAAGTAAAGATTATTGGAAATcaactgtttatttttaatttcgtatctcatttaaagaaatctccaaataaaaactattaaaatataagtCTTATTCAAGAGCTttgtaatacattattattattattattattattattattattattattattgacaataatTTATCAAACTCAACAATGTTTtctaattatttacattatgCTACACGTTTTAAGTGTTGAGctttctaaaataataattaaatctgCCATATTTTGAATGTAATTCTGATGATTCTAAATTTACAGAGCGAACATGGACACATTGCTTATCGAGTTCGACCTCGAGCTCCCACATCTTTACTCTGTGGGCACATACGATGTCAATGGCCGCATTCTACTTATCCCCATCAAGGGCAACGGGCCATTCACTGGAAACTGGAGTAAGTACTTCAGTATTCTAATTTTCGTCTTAACATAGTAATTTCTTTTAAACAGTGTTTGCGGAAGTTTATCAGAGCACAAAATGTTTAGtccagatgaaagcgcaaactatGTTGTGGTATGCGAAAAGAGaatatcggcgagtgtttaaccatgatgcttcAACtattaaaagcattaagaagtgacacgatacatttttagctacagtatcggtgttgaagaagcatggtggtggtcgtagtacATCCGACGAAAtgattgcaaatgttcaagcctcGTATGAGCAAAGCCCGcagaagtcattaagaagagcttcgcgagaacttcaagtaccaaaatcaacattgcaacgaattatccacaaacgtctcaaactgtacgcatacaaagtgcagttaacgtaacgtctggagccggatgacaaacccaatacgatgctagaccgtctcggcgctgatctccggatttaacaccgctcaatttctttctctggggctacgttaaagataaagtgtacgccaccccagtcgGAGACGTTCGTGATCTTctggagcgcatcatagaggctattgagagcattccagaagacatgctccaacgagcttggcaagaaatcgttcatcgcctcgatatcgtcacagtgacagctggagctcacgtagaggtATGGTGATGAGCATATCGAAACTTGTCGagctttcctttcatataaacgttactatAGGTTTTTTATCTTCAACAGTTTACCAGTCAcgtacaattgaaattaggtacattcgagcggtccatccTGCATATTAAATTGACACGTTCACTGGAAGAAACATCAAAGATCGTTGAACAGGTAGGAACGACAAACCCATTATGAAGTGACATTGAGGAAAGAGAACGTTCAACAAGAATAGAGAGtgataaattactgaaaaattacaatCCATTTACTAGTTTTACAAAGTCTAACGGGTCTTTACATTCATATATTATACGGTAAATGCTCTGTAAAACTGAGTTATTAGCAGATTATGTTATTATAAGCGAAATTTTTAATACCTTGCCCATTTTCGACATCATTTCTTTCAGTTATTACCGAAATTTAACATTACATTCCTTAAACTTAATCATACAGGAGAAATAAACAGTTACATAACaacaatgaaaaattataatatattcccAAGAACATGGTATGTTTAAAATTtggaagaaggaggagaagaaataTTTGACAGAACACGTAACTATAGGAAACattgataaataatataattatatgtaatacaGGGTATCTACACCAAAattctctatttttattttgctctcAATACGAgataaataaagataaagaaattttattcacaaatataaGTCGTAAGAGGTATTAAGTCTgtagaaaaaaacacacactgcCACGTTAGCCCCTGCGTTGGCACGAAGGATATCTAGGGTTGGTATCAATGACTTCCACAATCCTGACACGCAGGAATATGATCAGAGAAGACTGTCACAAGAACGACCTACCTGGACATGCTGCAGTTGTAAGCCTTTCCCCAGGTTGTAGTTTCAAAAGATGGTGCTCCACTTCAATGGTCGCTGGATGTGCGGAGTACATTGCCAGGGCGTTGGATAGGAAGAGATGGACTGCTGAATCGGACTCCACGTTCTCCTGACATCAGATCACtggatttatctttttttttttgtgcaatatgAAGGACAAGGTGTACACCCGGGACCTTCGAGACCTCTGTTTCTGGATTGTGGAAGCCATTGGTACCATCTCTCTGAGCATGTTGGAGCGGACCTGGACGGAAATCGAATACAGACTAGACATCCATAGTGCCTCCAAAGGAGCTCACATGGAAGTTTGTGATTTTTTGTTAATTCTTCATACGACTTATGTTTGTCAATACAATTttcttatctttatttctttggtattgggggtatgataaaaaaaatagggCATTTCGGTGCAGACACACCATCTATAGGTATGTTTAATCTTAAATGGACTCTTTAATCCGTATGTTCAAAACAATTATTTCTTCAGGGCGgaattttatgactgttttactGAAAAAGTGTTCTATTTATATCTCGGAATATTACATAATTTGGTAAATATAAGTCACTTTCAGCACAGTAGACCATATCTTAAAAACAAATCAAATGGCAACATATACAGTAGTCTGCAGTACATTGTGTGGTTATGCCTATAAATATGCTGTAGtttaaatgtataaattaaaaaagtgTTGTCCTTAGACGCAATAAAGATATAGAGGTAGATCTCGTAGAGTTCCATGCTCTCGTGACATAGGCATAAGAATGATGTGGTGCGGTCAGCAGCCTTTTTATCACAGACAAAGACCCGATGCTCAATTGGGCGGGAGGCTTAGTGCATCCAAGTGAGGCTCTGGAATTTTGGTAACGAAAAATATCTATCGAAAAACTGGAATTGAACCGGAAATCTTCTACTAATTGAGATATTCGGCCGCTATTTTGAAAATTGACAATGGAAAAAAAGACGGAAACAATGTGTATTCTTACTATTATTCATTTAGTTCTACATCACAGATGAAAACTCGCAAATTGATGGTGTTTTGGTGAAAGAAGATAAGTCATAAACATGATTTTTGAGATGTATGGAAActaaacttcggacccttattgcaaataattttctacacaaataaaaccagtGAAATGcaagtattattttgtattttgcacaCCCaaatgtagaatttaacttgtgtactCACCTGGCAAACAAAATTCAAtttacacataaaataactaaatcACTTTTACTCGAACACATCGCAATGTAACGTTAATTGTCGTTTAGCTTCCTTTGTAACTGTCTACCTCTATCATTTGGTTTGTCTGTTCTTCTGCAGCTGAATGTACGGCGCATGTAGCTCTGCAAGGCAAATTGGAAGATAAAAAtggttataaatttattacattcgAGACGCTGAAAATCGACGTAACTGTAGGAGATGGATCCATAGATTTGCAGAACCTATTCGGAGGAGAGAAAGTAATTGGTGAGTATATGGAAAATAAGTGTGACTAGGTAAACATTAAATAGAAAGTATTGGAGAATTTGAATATATGGAAAAAAATTTTAGCTGTGTCCACTATTTCATGAGCACTAGTGCATGAAGGTTCTATTTGTCAAGAACCCGTTTAACTTCAACATGTTTTGATATGTAAACGTCTTTGTTTGAGATACACATGATGAGACAATATAATACTTTTAGTGTAACATGAAGTTCAAGAATTTTCTGTTAGATGCTGCAAATACCAAAGTGTACGCGTGCTGCCATCTGTCGAATGTTGCGTAATCTACTTGCAAATGAATAAGTAACAGCGTTAACTAAATGTTACTAGATACTTTCAAGGACGTTTTATATCACTGGATTAGTCCATGTAGTGAAAGAGTAgtagtaaaatacaaatcaataaaACAGAGAAGTATTCACGCAATCTTGTCACATTTtcctttatatttccttttcatcTATTTTCTTTATCTCTCTCTTCTCCCATTTTTACAATCTTCCCCTCgcctcttttatttttcttcctagttTTCATCTTCACATATGTTTTACTCTTTCTTTTGCTGCTTCTGAAACTGtatcttattttgttttctttcgttttcttATTATCACTCCTTTCTATAATTCATCTTCTCTTTTGCTCTATCCTGTTTATCATTTCCTCTCTTTCTCGGTCTATTCTCATTTAACCTCTCTTTTCTCATCTGTTTTCCTTACTCGATCAGTATTACTGTTCTTCCTCATTctattcttctgtctttttctctccctatttttcttccttcttatcTTGCTCTTTACTTCTAatcttcttcctttttctctgccgtctttattctcacttttGCGGTTCTCCTCTGTATTATCCTCTTTCTTCTCTCACTTATTTTTCTATATCTCTGGCACTTctcttttttctccatttctctcCCTCGTTTTAAccattattatcaacattatcaGTATCATCGTTACCTTCAATACCACACCACCTTCagtatcatcgtcatcatcagtaCGATCACCAGCAATATTATTGTCACCACCATTACATCATTGCTATCATAGTCAGTAGGTAACTGAAATAAACTCTGCAATATCGTTGTCAATAATAATGTCTTAATTGCCGTGGTTCTATCACTTTTTTTTCAGAACTTACATATATGTAGCACTTGGACTCTAAGTGACAGATGTTTAAGAGAATAACTTCGGATCTATTGTTCtacgggttaggtacagcttacagcagtaatttttttttaaatatccaacatttatttctccattactgtctcttgtacaataatgaaaattggtatgtgcaaAATACTGTCCTGCTACATGAAAGAAAAAACTTTTACGatttaagaaaattatatatatatatatatatatatatatatatatattttcaaaatttaaaatgttggcagtttttttattatccaatttaataaatccTATTTCactctgaggtatattagggttatagttggcatcaaaatacatatttataaccaataaacaatagtaaagtgataatataaaataatataaataatataaaatataagtataatataaaatgttgGCATTTcattgtgcagtaatgaagcatttctctcataactcataaacgtgttaaattttcatgttctctctcttttattttattgctgaaactcatgtttacaatatcatgctctttaactacattccttaataaataatgttttttttattttgtgttagaagaaaatattgatatttaatcattttttaaaatcaatttattttttatcagacattctatcaaaggtagagtagtgatcttgcatcatattgtagatatgacatgcataaatatacacaaaaaatttcatcacagaattttggatagtttttgagttatgtgggaaacgcttcatcactgcacagtgaactaaatttaaaaaaaataaataaaataattttttttaaatcgttaaGATATTTTCTCGTGtagcagaatgacagtgttttacacacactaattttcatcattgtgcaagatacagtaatggagggaaaaaatgacgaatatttccaaaatgttactgctgtaactAACCCCTTAAGAGCATTGGAGATGCCATGGTTTCTATGAACATGTAGCCTGTTTTTCTAGAATACTACTTTGGATTTTACAAGACTTAATTTACAAGACAACCATTAAAATCATAACGCGAACATTTTTCTTtgcaaaatgttttataataatttagtatttttatttCTGATAAGCAGAATACTTCAAAGGCACATGCCAGTCGAATGTTTAGACTGTAAATTTCCATGTTTAAAATAAGAATCTAAGCGGTAAACGTTGTGAACAAAGGCAATGGTCTAACAGGTTTTCAGTTTCTAGTGCTTCGTAATTCATAATCGTTCTTATTGGGAAAATACTGCACCATCCCTTTTTCTCCATGATACGAGCTTCGTGTGACCCATATTATGAAGCTTCTTAACATGAAAGCAAGAAAATATCTGAAACTTTCTATGTTTCCAGGTGACGCTATCAATTCGGCTGTGAACTCTAACTTCAAACATATTCTTCGAGAACTGCGACATCCCATTGAAAAGGCGCTGGAAGAAGCTCTCATCGAAATATCAAATGACTGCGTCAGAGATTACACATTCGATCAACTGCTTCCGGtgtcttaatgaaatttattataccGTACTTAAAATCTCATTCCCACCTTGAACAATGTTCTGTAGTTAGGCCCACTTGCAGCACATAAATGAACACAAAAGCTTAATGTGAAAGTAAAGACTGTTTCTGTGCTTACAAGCacaaaatattttccttcttttcaagtacaaatttattgtattttgactgtttcaataaatttgacGTTAAGTGCATGTTTTTGCATTACTTCGTAGAATTCAAACGACAAAGAAGCATATTGTTTTGCAAATGTTTTTTTAATCAGATGCATATCAATTTGCTTTGCAGTcaaataacatataggcctaatgcaatTACTAAATAATATCAAATATTCGAGCAGAAACGTTGTTCTCCACTCCAAGTATTTAAGAGCAATATTCGTGTGGTTTCAAACAAGACTTGCATTGTAATTGTTTACACTATACGTAAcgttttttttacattaaaatgaAACTTCTCTGTAACATGATAATTaggtaatttattttccaaacaaTGAACTTGAATGTACTTTgagcaattataataaattacaaaatcaaATTCACCTCacagaagtaatataattttaaaaagttctaCATTTCTTAATGTTTATCAATAGAGTTCAGAAAGAGAATAACATATACTATTGGGTGAACAATATAGAGCAGGACAGGTTTCACGGTTCTTAGCTGGCCGGCCGGCTATGCGCACGGAGGTGGGGGGATTCAAGGCCGCGCAaattctgctctatactgttcacccagtactaTGTCATATTATTGATGTGTCTGGAAGCATTGGATTCATACGTTTGGCTTATAGTTccagatatttttttaataataatgctgttctagtaaaatatttcattaagcaAATATAAATAGCCAATTTTTTCCTTTCCACAACTTCATAACTTCTTCACATgaattaaattagtaaatataggatttagaaaagaaaatatagacagttatattaaaaataaaagtcatttttaaattagttgaaatgaaaagtaaatttataacatttttcaAGTACTCTAAGTACGTGAATTGTCTtgattaaaattacgaaaacttTTAACGAAATTTTCTGATGAAAGTGAACATTTATGTACTCAAAGTTCAGTACAATTATCGAAAAACTCTGTTCAAACTAGACAGCCAAACATTTAATAAAACGAGACAATTGCTGAAAGAATGAACCATAGAATTCTTCGAATAAGCTAATTATAAGACTGATGTTGCAGAGTTCATACACCGAAGACAGATCGCATGATTTGGAAAGTGCACGTTCTTGttaataattttcactttatcGTTTGTCACCATGCTCTTTGATGAAAGTCAACACTTGTTCAGTTATACTCCTAAAACAAAGTAAGGAGAATGGTAAAATagtattattgttaaattaatgCAATTTGTTCGCTTATTACAAATGATCTTAATTTAATCTAAAGCATTTGCTTTTCTTGTTCCATACAAATAAATGtgatacttaaaaaaattaagcgTTTGAGTATTTAATACTTCAACCCAGTTCTTAACATCAACATTCACTGCTACtaactttatttcttaatttgaTCCAATTTCTTCTATTAGGAAAATTAATTGACAGACATTCATTCATTAAGGAACTCCTTGTCATGTGGTAAGTATCGCATAGGAACGCAGGAGACAAGAAGTAACACAGCCTCATTGGGAAGGAAATACGTTTATCTCCAGAGAATGAAACATGGGTTAGTCGATTTTATAGGCTTTACTTGAATCTACTGAGATAAATACACATTAATGAATTATGTGCTTGATTACATATCAAAATGTGATAAGCCACATCATATGCCAGTCATATTCGAAAATACGATGCTCCTGctaagacctttccggtttcaaacacatgtaatttgcgttctatgaatctgaggtacatgaaaatagcaccaatggaaagagaaactcaagaaGTTTAGTTGTGGAAACactgttttcctagttggtaacacttCCTCATATTAAAGACAATCCCTTAAAGACAATAGGCATTAATGGCCTTCACCTCTAAGAAAATGCCCCtgctactcatttctgttagaggctgagtaaatcTCAGAGCCATAGTGTGGTCCATAGGATTAGATCAGTGGAGAAAATTGAACCCGCGACCTCCCGACTCGTAGCGTTGCGCCTTAGCCGCGACACAATCGCTTGCCTCAACTAAAAAGGTAAAAGGAAACTGAAAACATGAGGGATTGTAAGATTGGTAAGGAACAGGACTTTACGAAGTAGATACGTAGATGCGAATGGGATGAAGCAAACTAACGGAATAATTATTGCGAAAAATAACTCATGAGAATGTTCTGCCATCTAGCGGATTCAGGAAGAATTATCGGAAGACGtcgcacagtgtgaaatttcgccaatctagctggccaaaagTCAATTTTTGACTTCGAAAATTGAGATCCATGCTGCAgtacattttattcttaaatgtcTGAAGTATCTTGTTCTGCATTTTGTTTGGCAAGGGTCATCATAGTTTACGCTCAGCACAAGCATAAACATACGCCTCGAGATAAGGTTTCGGTTGCCGTTCTCAGTTGCGTTCAGCGCACCATAAGAAGAAGCTGTGTAACTTTTGTCAGAAGCGtggtattttaaaagtgaaacatgGAAAATGCAGAGGAAGGTATGCACTTTAatcctatatatatttaaataatttgttttctacTAATAAGTCACAGCATTAAGTTTAAAATGGCCAAACAATataggatttaaaaaaatatttccttctttaaatagagttttgaaaatttccaaaaagttACAAACTCtggaatttacataattatgaagatcgatttgttttaaatatgcatgcaaaatcTCAAAGTGCGGAAATGTGCggaagtttgtcattttcagACTCGCGCACTTCAATTGCAAGGCGGAGGCTGTTTGAAGTGTGGCGTAGTAGCTccaaacaaacaaggaatacaaAAATGCTGGACTCGCTGCTTCAGGCTTTGGACATAGGAGAATGTAAAAACAACtcttaataaaatgaatttttttttttgtcaaaacgtTCGATACAGTTTAATAACAAGTGGGTTAAGTGTGGAAGACGGAtgcatcaatttttttaattgaatcatCAGTGGTTAGATTGTGACTTAACATTCGCAGCAGAAATACATAGAAACATGAAATCGGACTGTGCAGAATTTACGAACAAATCGGGTTCAAGTGAGGTAGGCCAAAATTATTCTTTGGCGATAGTAGTTACAGGAGTAAGAGGCGGAAAGCTAAATCTTTTTCTCAGGGGCAAGGTTCCGGAGCTGTAATGTTAGTAGCTGATCTAGATCTTAAACATTTAGGGTAAAGAGATGCTGCtaacattattaaagaactgTTCCTAGCTTCCCTTAaaagagcaacaaaaataaaaagccaGGCAGTTATTCGAATCAAAACCGAAGCAAATTACTCCTGAACAGGCATTATCCTTCTATGTTAGTGCCAATCTTacgtacaatcaatataaaattgTGTACAACAATGCAAAAGAATTAGGATCACTGATATATCCTTCCTACTACATTTTACGTCAGGCAAAAGAAGCATGCTACCCTCTAGAGGACAGTATTTCGATCACAGAAGtaaatgcagaaattaaattacagtcatTATTGGACCCTACAGTTCATAGATTACCAAGTGTGTAAGAGGATGTTCTAAATAGTATTAGGACACCAatcaaaataaattcaaacaatatttaaatcaaacaagagaactgtacattaatttatatCCATGGTATTATATGGCAGTATCAGTTCATAAGATCCTGGTTCATGGCCCAGAAATTGTAAGTAATTTCATGCTACAATAGGTCAACTATCGGAAGAAGCACAAGAGGCTCGCAACAAGGACTGTAGAAGATACAGGCAGAATCATACTGGAAAGATGTCAAGAATCCATATTAACAGAGATATACTTTCTATGATGTTGATTTCAAGTGATCCTATCATCTCCAGTCTCAGAAAGTTTCGGCACACAACACATGTTGATTTATCACCGCTATAAAGTTGCTTACGGACCCTGACATTCCCTTTAATGCTGGAGATAGTGAGAGTGATAATGAGTTTTAAGCATTTGTTGGTCTGAAAACATTCTCTTGCTTAGATATTAcctgttttaatttaaatgtcagtcagtattttaatatatcccttctttattatattaatattttattattcattttattttgagttagTATTATTGCCTTCTTACcgtcttcattctttttttaatatttctatttcgtattatgttctgtttgtgtgattcagTCTGCTCTATCTCCATTTACACAAgggtatttattttctgtttattcaattattatgtttagtatgctattgttattattattatttttttttttattattattattactatc
This genomic interval carries:
- the LOC138699994 gene encoding protein takeout-like — its product is MTASSLLRLSLVAAVATMMLPAASAQDKEIPDFIKICKRNDPELNACITESVIQLKPALKSGVEGFLPSLEPLFMKEVLITENGGFKIVGNDVKTYGCSNFRIFNMKANMDTLLIEFDLELPHLYSVGTYDVNGRILLIPIKGNGPFTGNWTECTAHVALQGKLEDKNGYKFITFETLKIDVTVGDGSIDLQNLFGGEKVIGDAINSAVNSNFKHILRELRHPIEKALEEALIEISNDCVRDYTFDQLLPVS